Sequence from the Candidatus Thioglobus sp. NP1 genome:
GTTGTTTTCCTTCTAAATTTATCCAATCCATAAAACTATCTTGGCCAGATTTACAGAAAATATCAATCGAATCTTGCCATATTGACCTTCCACACAAAAAACCTAAAAAATCTATTTTTGAACTCTTAGCAATCTCCAAACTATGTAAAAAATTATTAAATTTCATCCCTGCACTCAGAAAAACAAATGGTATTTTGCTATTCCCAAAGCATTCTCTCATTATTTCAGAGCAATTTTCATAGCTATAAATTGATGAAATGCCATCGTTTTCAAATCCATTTACTTGAGCCTCATTAAAAGGGAATTCAATCTTAATAATATCGATTTGATATTCCTCTTTAGAAAATTCCTTATAAAGGTATTTAATATAGACTGGTTTTTTTAATAAATAACTTTGATAATCGATTTCAGTCCCTTCATCATAGTAGAGAAGTGGTTCAAATAAATAAGGTATATCTAGACTTTTACAGATTTGGCCAACGTGCTGAATTACCTTAAATTTTTTATTATTAATGATTGGATCAGAGTCTGGATTAAAGTACATAAAAAATTTAATAGCAGAAAAATCTTTTATGATTTCATCGTTATGATCCAATATTTTTGGCAGCAAGGTAATGCGTGATTTATTATCTATATTGTATGCATCATCTTCGTATGCAATTATTTTAGAAGTCTCAAAACTTCTAAAGCAAGGGTCACTCAAGTATGTATCATAATCAAATAAAACAGATGAAGCATCGATTCCAAGATTCAAAATTATTTGCTTCTTAAAAAGAAAATAGTCTGCAGTTGTAAACGACGCACCTTTACTCTCTTTAACAATATCTTTTAAGCTAGTTCCTTGATCAATTGCTAGTGCAGCAAATTTTCCATTCTGCAAAAGTTGATTGAAATGATCTCGCTTACTCATTACAGATGAAAATATGGTGCCGAACTTGGTGAGGCCCAGAGATTCCTCATTTGTTCATTTGAGTTTAGTAAAGATATTGAAAACCCAGCACTTTCTTGTGTTGTTATATATTCATTTACTAGAGGCTTAAAGCATTTAATTTTATATTGGGCAAGATACTCCTCAACGTCATTATAAATCACTAATAGTTCCATCAAAGTGGTTGCACCAGATCCATTAATAAATGGAATCACAATATCTCCATCTTTGTAATGAAAATCATCAAATATTTTATCCATCATAAACTTAATAGTTTTTTTCGATGAAGAGATTTTTTGTCGCCCATATCCAGACTCTCCATGAACGCCCATACCAATAAAAACTTCATCGTCATCTAAGTGAAATATTTTTTCTCCAGATATTGGTGAAGTACCAGAATCAATTGCAATTGATAGTGTTCTAGTTTGATCTCTTACATTTCTACCTAAACTTAATAGAGTATCTTTTTCTTCTCCCTCCTCTGAGAGAGCACCCAAAATTTTATAAATAAAAGTAGTTCCAGCTCCACCTCTCCTCTGATCTTCACTCCCTTTGGGGGCAGAAGCAATATCGTCATACATCAATAATAAATCAGCATTAATATTATCTTCTTTGGCCAATTCAATAGCCATCTCACCGTTCATGACGTCACCTGCATGGTTAGATATTAAAAGAATACAACCAAAATTTTTCTTAAAGATTTCTATACCTTCAAAAATTAAATCTCCAGATGGGGCAGCAAAAATATCTCCAATAATATTTGCATCTAAAAGCCCTTCACCAACCCAGCCCATAGCAATTGGCTCATGGCCTGAGCCATTACCAATCAAAATGGCAGTTTTATCAACACTCTTTGGATGGCTCCTTAAAATAATTCTTTTACTATTTTGAGAAAATTTAACTCTATCACTATTAGCCTTTGTATAGCCACTTAGCATGTCATCAACTATCTTATCTTTATTATTTATAATTTTTTTCATAGTACCGAATCGAAAAACTCTCGAAG
This genomic interval carries:
- a CDS encoding dihydroxyacetone kinase subunit DhaK; this translates as MKKIINNKDKIVDDMLSGYTKANSDRVKFSQNSKRIILRSHPKSVDKTAILIGNGSGHEPIAMGWVGEGLLDANIIGDIFAAPSGDLIFEGIEIFKKNFGCILLISNHAGDVMNGEMAIELAKEDNINADLLLMYDDIASAPKGSEDQRRGGAGTTFIYKILGALSEEGEEKDTLLSLGRNVRDQTRTLSIAIDSGTSPISGEKIFHLDDDEVFIGMGVHGESGYGRQKISSSKKTIKFMMDKIFDDFHYKDGDIVIPFINGSGATTLMELLVIYNDVEEYLAQYKIKCFKPLVNEYITTQESAGFSISLLNSNEQMRNLWASPSSAPYFHL
- a CDS encoding tagatose 1,6-diphosphate aldolase, encoding MSKRDHFNQLLQNGKFAALAIDQGTSLKDIVKESKGASFTTADYFLFKKQIILNLGIDASSVLFDYDTYLSDPCFRSFETSKIIAYEDDAYNIDNKSRITLLPKILDHNDEIIKDFSAIKFFMYFNPDSDPIINNKKFKVIQHVGQICKSLDIPYLFEPLLYYDEGTEIDYQSYLLKKPVYIKYLYKEFSKEEYQIDIIKIEFPFNEAQVNGFENDGISSIYSYENCSEIMRECFGNSKIPFVFLSAGMKFNNFLHSLEIAKSSKIDFLGFLCGRSIWQDSIDIFCKSGQDSFMDWINLEGKQRVQKLKNVIIDN